A single window of Candidatus Babeliaceae bacterium DNA harbors:
- a CDS encoding type II secretion system protein N gives MKSPLWILNSTLTCIFLITICFVIFNQKKPATRTSIRPEAFIAASKKDVSKINIATIYENDLFNTSVRKTFEEKQKSDGKIAIPQPPILQPLPVPQPARIDFLSPLPITLKGIIFTNNDAENHAIIANNKTKQEALYKIGDKIEDADIIHISRHKIILIRSNGQQETIFITPADAQEDPIYARDKSWTYVVKKISDTVYKIDPKAFMKRINNLAQFIDMLDVTTAFSKGKSLGCRIGMLTPQSIGPSLGLQQGDIIATINDIPVTTTQDRLTLYNTITTLPLQSTIRVKFIRNEQEYIMSYVLERISEAKNEQENLAIGTPITIQETANIQNIPQATKLIEASQQNPLVNAIKQQDKGTMLRHGGRASVIQRIPQ, from the coding sequence ATGAAAAGTCCTCTATGGATTTTAAATAGCACGTTGACATGCATTTTTTTGATAACAATCTGCTTCGTCATTTTTAATCAAAAAAAACCAGCAACAAGAACATCGATCAGACCAGAAGCTTTTATAGCAGCGTCGAAAAAAGATGTTTCTAAAATCAATATTGCAACCATTTACGAAAATGATTTATTTAATACGTCTGTAAGAAAAACGTTTGAAGAAAAACAAAAAAGTGATGGAAAAATTGCTATCCCTCAGCCACCAATTTTACAACCACTACCCGTACCACAACCAGCGCGTATAGATTTCTTGTCGCCACTACCTATCACACTTAAAGGTATAATTTTTACCAACAATGATGCTGAAAATCATGCAATAATTGCAAATAACAAAACTAAACAAGAAGCACTCTATAAAATTGGAGACAAAATAGAAGATGCTGATATAATTCATATTAGCAGGCATAAAATAATTCTTATAAGATCAAATGGACAACAAGAAACAATTTTCATTACACCAGCTGATGCTCAAGAGGATCCAATTTATGCACGTGACAAATCTTGGACGTATGTGGTGAAAAAAATATCAGATACGGTATATAAAATCGATCCAAAAGCTTTCATGAAAAGAATTAATAATCTCGCTCAATTTATTGATATGCTTGATGTCACGACAGCATTTTCAAAAGGGAAAAGTTTGGGATGTCGTATTGGGATGTTGACTCCTCAATCAATAGGCCCATCTTTAGGACTCCAGCAGGGTGATATTATTGCAACCATAAACGATATCCCTGTGACAACCACGCAAGATAGATTAACGTTATACAACACAATAACGACCTTACCATTACAATCAACGATACGCGTTAAGTTTATAAGAAATGAACAAGAGTACATTATGAGTTATGTATTGGAACGTATAAGCGAAGCAAAAAATGAACAAGAAAATCTTGCTATCGGTACACCAATTACCATTCAAGAAACAGCAAATATTCAAAACATTCCGCAAGCAACCAAGCTTATAGAAGCATCTCAACAAAATCCTTTAGTAAATGCCATAAAACAGCAAGACAAGGGTACGATGTTGCGACATGGTGGTCGAGCGTCTGTAATTCAACGTATACCTCAATAA
- a CDS encoding secretin N-terminal domain-containing protein has product MKNKLSRIHIYLTLIFVMGAFYICSNNQELSLPKSSPLYLNDFLKPWEFGNPDELIEFEFENAELSSLITYIEKKFSLKFIMDDQLTPLPNGGKSALGTKISFRTYKPLSKKSAWDIFITFLDMAGLATAPGPDKGIYRITTTDPRSPLSVNKNALPSFIGIDPSLIPNNDTRIRYIYFVENTSLDVIKNVIDTMKSASSPGLIIFPELRALMMTDKGSNIKAILEVVKELDRVNVPETLSIIKLRRTDATKVADLYKSLVKDEAQQAGVGGIRLLGGRRQSTNSYFPEGTKVIAEPRTNTLILLGNKEAIKKIETFIIKEIDKELDVPFSPLHIYQLKYVAAEAMANILKEAIQFQTDTEAAKYGGVRDGDKYFKSLTITPEKTGNRLIINADYEDYLKLYEILQKIDVEQPQVAIKAMILEVDLTDTRNFGIQMRNKKPGPDGLLGNNVNYQTSGLAGLDTPVVENPNGTGATRLLGNLVSLASNDTIAGSTFVTLGSDLFGVWGMFTVLQSLTNVSIIANPFLITTHKYPASVSIGNTRRVITGTSVTPSGPINSFDDLTAKLEIYVEPQISYEGFIIMNVRIDVETFTDTATSSGNRIKREIKTSVIMADNEVLALGGIMRDDIAEKESKVPILGDIPVVGWFFKNKSKVVNRSSLVVLITPEVIPSYSEKFAERFTNTKINDAQSTLSECHEMDQLRDPIHRWFFTDANDTQSKIIDEFSSEQGRYIDPNQLKVAQSEHISELPADKEKPKKRITAHFEQKAESAGKI; this is encoded by the coding sequence ATGAAAAATAAATTATCTCGCATCCATATCTACCTAACTCTCATTTTTGTTATGGGTGCTTTTTATATTTGTAGTAACAATCAAGAACTTTCTTTACCAAAAAGTAGCCCGTTATACTTAAATGATTTTTTAAAGCCTTGGGAATTTGGCAATCCTGATGAATTAATAGAATTTGAATTTGAAAATGCAGAACTTTCCAGTTTGATAACATATATAGAGAAAAAATTTAGCCTTAAATTTATTATGGATGATCAATTGACGCCACTTCCTAACGGCGGCAAGTCTGCTCTTGGCACCAAAATATCATTTAGAACCTATAAGCCGCTTTCCAAAAAAAGCGCCTGGGACATTTTTATTACTTTTCTTGATATGGCTGGCTTGGCAACTGCTCCTGGTCCGGATAAAGGTATTTATAGAATTACAACGACTGACCCGCGTTCTCCATTGTCAGTTAACAAAAATGCATTACCATCATTTATAGGTATCGATCCATCGCTGATTCCCAACAATGATACGAGGATTCGATATATTTATTTTGTAGAAAATACGAGTCTTGACGTTATCAAAAATGTAATCGATACCATGAAAAGCGCATCTTCTCCAGGTCTTATTATTTTCCCTGAGTTACGCGCCCTTATGATGACCGATAAAGGATCAAATATAAAGGCGATTTTGGAAGTTGTTAAAGAACTTGACCGCGTCAATGTCCCAGAAACACTTTCTATTATTAAGCTACGTCGTACCGATGCAACTAAGGTTGCCGATTTATACAAAAGCTTAGTTAAAGATGAAGCACAACAAGCTGGTGTTGGCGGCATACGTCTCCTTGGTGGAAGACGCCAATCGACCAATAGTTATTTTCCAGAAGGTACAAAAGTAATTGCAGAACCGAGAACAAATACGCTCATTTTACTTGGCAACAAAGAGGCCATTAAAAAGATAGAGACGTTTATCATAAAAGAAATAGACAAAGAGTTGGACGTTCCTTTTTCGCCGCTCCACATTTATCAACTAAAATATGTCGCGGCAGAGGCGATGGCAAATATTTTAAAAGAGGCAATTCAATTTCAAACAGATACAGAAGCTGCAAAATATGGTGGCGTAAGAGATGGGGATAAATATTTTAAATCACTCACCATAACACCGGAAAAAACGGGTAATCGATTAATTATTAATGCTGATTATGAAGATTATTTGAAATTATATGAAATACTACAAAAAATAGACGTTGAACAACCTCAAGTAGCTATCAAGGCAATGATTCTGGAAGTCGATCTCACGGATACTCGTAACTTCGGTATACAAATGAGAAATAAAAAACCAGGACCGGATGGACTGCTGGGTAATAACGTTAACTATCAAACATCTGGACTTGCAGGGCTTGATACGCCTGTTGTAGAAAATCCTAATGGAACGGGTGCTACTCGCTTATTAGGAAATTTAGTATCTTTAGCTTCAAATGATACCATTGCAGGCAGCACATTTGTCACATTGGGCAGCGATTTATTTGGGGTATGGGGTATGTTTACGGTGCTTCAATCTTTAACAAACGTTAGTATTATTGCTAACCCATTTTTAATAACAACCCACAAATATCCGGCTTCAGTTTCTATAGGTAATACCCGTCGCGTCATAACAGGTACTTCGGTAACGCCGTCAGGACCGATAAATAGTTTTGATGATTTAACCGCAAAATTAGAAATATATGTTGAGCCGCAAATTAGTTATGAAGGTTTTATTATTATGAATGTCCGTATTGACGTAGAAACATTTACGGATACAGCAACAAGTTCTGGCAATCGTATTAAGCGAGAAATAAAAACATCTGTTATTATGGCTGACAATGAAGTTTTGGCTCTAGGCGGTATTATGCGTGATGATATTGCTGAAAAAGAAAGTAAAGTGCCAATATTAGGCGATATCCCTGTAGTAGGATGGTTCTTCAAAAACAAAAGTAAAGTTGTTAATAGATCTAGCCTTGTTGTGTTAATAACGCCAGAAGTAATTCCATCGTACTCAGAAAAATTTGCAGAACGATTTACTAATACAAAAATTAACGATGCACAATCAACGTTAAGCGAATGTCACGAAATGGACCAATTACGTGATCCAATACATCGTTGGTTCTTTACAGATGCAAATGATACGCAATCAAAGATTATTGATGAATTTTCGAGCGAACAAGGTAGATACATTGATCCAAACCAGCTTAAAGTAGCTCAGTCAGAACATATTTCAGAGCTGCCTGCTGACAAAGAAAAGCCTAAAAAACGCATTACTGCGCACTTTGAGCAAAAAGCAGAATCAGCAGGTAAAATATGA